In one Bosea sp. RAC05 genomic region, the following are encoded:
- a CDS encoding thiamine pyrophosphate-binding protein, protein MTTTKRTGGQILVDQLLIHGATDAFCVPGESYLAVLDALHDAKLKVTICRAEGGACMMAEAAGKLTGKPGICFVTRGPGATNASPGVHIAHQDSTPLILFVGQIDRSMREREAFQELDYRAVFGTMTKWATEIDQAERIPEIISRAFHVATSGRPGPVVIALPEDMLTDVVEAVDAEPYQVTETHPSLLQTIDLQKRLWAAKSPVAILGGSRWDPQAIARFQRFAERFDLPVAVSFRRQMLFPADHPNFAGDLGIGPNPKLLARIKESDLVILVGGRLSEMPSQSYSLFGIPNPGRPLVHVHPDPEELGRVYRPTLAINASPTAFCAALETVHPPQQIAWAGAAASAHEAYLGWSEQPAPVAGTFHPGEMVRWLRNHLPDDAILCNGAGNYATWVHRFHRFTKFATQLAPTSGSMGYGVPAAIGAKRLYPERTVVAFAGDGCFLMNGQDFATAVQYDLPVIVIVVDNGMYGTIRMHQEREYPGRISATTLKNPDFAAYARAFGGHGERVETTEQFGPAFERAVASGKPSIIHCLLDPEVITPAKSLSTIRAEALAAKG, encoded by the coding sequence ATGACGACGACCAAGCGCACCGGCGGGCAGATCCTCGTCGACCAACTCCTGATCCACGGCGCGACCGACGCGTTCTGCGTACCGGGCGAGAGTTATCTCGCCGTGCTCGACGCGCTGCACGACGCCAAGCTGAAGGTCACGATCTGCCGGGCCGAGGGCGGCGCCTGCATGATGGCCGAGGCCGCCGGCAAGCTGACGGGAAAGCCCGGCATCTGCTTCGTCACGCGCGGGCCTGGCGCCACGAACGCCTCGCCCGGCGTCCATATCGCGCATCAGGATTCGACGCCGCTGATCTTGTTCGTCGGCCAGATCGACCGCTCGATGCGCGAGCGCGAGGCCTTCCAGGAACTCGACTACCGCGCCGTCTTCGGCACCATGACGAAATGGGCGACCGAGATCGACCAGGCCGAGCGCATCCCCGAGATCATCAGCCGCGCCTTCCATGTCGCCACCTCGGGCCGGCCCGGCCCGGTGGTGATCGCGCTGCCGGAGGACATGCTGACCGACGTCGTCGAAGCGGTCGACGCCGAGCCCTATCAGGTCACCGAAACCCACCCCTCCCTGCTGCAGACGATCGACCTGCAGAAGCGGCTCTGGGCGGCCAAGTCGCCGGTCGCGATCCTCGGCGGCTCGCGCTGGGACCCGCAGGCGATCGCGCGCTTCCAGCGCTTCGCCGAGCGCTTCGACCTGCCCGTCGCCGTCTCCTTCCGGCGGCAGATGCTGTTTCCGGCCGACCACCCGAACTTCGCCGGCGATCTCGGCATTGGCCCCAATCCCAAGCTGCTGGCGCGGATCAAGGAAAGCGACCTCGTCATCCTTGTCGGCGGGCGGCTCTCGGAGATGCCGAGCCAGTCCTACTCGCTGTTCGGCATTCCCAATCCGGGCCGGCCGCTGGTGCATGTCCATCCCGACCCGGAAGAACTGGGGCGGGTCTACCGGCCGACGCTGGCGATCAATGCCTCGCCGACCGCCTTCTGCGCCGCGCTGGAGACGGTGCATCCGCCGCAGCAGATCGCCTGGGCCGGTGCCGCCGCGTCGGCGCATGAAGCCTATCTCGGCTGGAGCGAGCAGCCGGCCCCTGTCGCCGGCACCTTCCACCCGGGCGAAATGGTGCGCTGGCTGCGCAACCACCTGCCGGACGATGCGATCCTGTGCAATGGCGCGGGCAATTACGCGACCTGGGTGCACCGCTTCCACCGCTTCACGAAATTCGCGACGCAGTTGGCCCCGACCTCGGGCTCGATGGGCTATGGCGTGCCGGCTGCGATCGGCGCCAAGCGGCTCTATCCGGAGCGCACCGTCGTGGCCTTCGCCGGCGATGGCTGCTTCCTGATGAACGGGCAGGATTTCGCCACGGCCGTCCAGTATGACCTCCCGGTCATCGTCATCGTCGTCGACAACGGCATGTATGGGACGATCCGGATGCATCAGGAGCGGGAGTATCCGGGCCGCATCTCGGCGACGACGCTGAAGAATCCGGACTTCGCGGCGTATGCGCGTGCGTTTGGCGGGCATGGCGAGCGCGTCGAGACGACCGAGCAGTTCGGCCCGGCCTTCGAGCGTGCGGTCGCCTCGGGCAAGCCCTCGATCATTCACTGCCTGCTCGATCCGGAGGTGATCACGCCGGCCAAGTCGCTCTCGACGATCCGCGCGGAGGCGCTGGCGGCCAAAGGGTGA
- a CDS encoding type II toxin-antitoxin system Phd/YefM family antitoxin: protein MTRVTVHEAKTHLSRLLEEVEKGGEVVISRRDKPIARLVPIETVQPEVRPARRPGRMQGLIDIGPEFFDPLPDDELRLWEGHGD from the coding sequence ATGACGCGCGTCACCGTCCACGAAGCTAAGACCCATCTTTCCCGCCTGCTCGAGGAGGTCGAGAAGGGCGGCGAAGTCGTGATCTCGCGACGCGACAAGCCGATTGCGCGGTTGGTGCCGATTGAAACGGTGCAGCCGGAGGTCAGGCCGGCGCGCCGGCCAGGTCGTATGCAGGGCCTGATCGATATCGGGCCGGAGTTTTTCGACCCGCTGCCGGACGATGAACTACGGCTTTGGGAAGGCCACGGCGATTGA
- a CDS encoding type II toxin-antitoxin system VapC family toxin produces the protein MRLLLDTSTLIWWANDSASLSRAARTAITRAEIVFVSAITAMELSTKLRIGKLPEAALLVEEFDRRCADENFVLLPLSHRHALFAGSIRGEPRDPFDRMLAAQAIIEDLTVVASDTAFDALGARRLW, from the coding sequence TTGAGGCTTCTGCTCGATACCTCGACGCTCATCTGGTGGGCGAATGACAGCGCGAGCCTGAGTCGCGCCGCACGGACAGCCATCACCCGCGCTGAAATCGTGTTCGTCAGCGCGATCACGGCCATGGAGCTTTCGACGAAGCTGCGGATCGGCAAATTGCCCGAGGCCGCTTTGCTGGTGGAGGAGTTCGACCGCCGCTGCGCCGATGAGAACTTCGTGCTGCTGCCGCTGTCCCATCGCCATGCGCTGTTCGCGGGCTCGATCCGAGGAGAGCCGCGTGATCCCTTTGACCGCATGCTGGCGGCGCAAGCGATCATCGAGGACCTGACAGTCGTCGCCTCCGACACCGCCTTCGACGCCCTCGGCGCGCGCCGCCTCTGGTGA
- a CDS encoding CaiB/BaiF CoA transferase family protein, whose translation MTVTPPLAGLRVLELARILAGPWIGQVLADLGADVVKVEAPEGDDTRKWGPPFVEGAGDEHLSAAYFHSANRGKRSITADFRTAEGQALVRKLAAHADVVVENFKVGGLEKYGLDAASLRAAYPRLIYCSVTGFGQTGPYAPRAGYDFLVQGMGGVMSLTGEPEGAPMKAAYATADIYTGLYATIGILSALRRRDATGEGATLDMALLDSQIAVLGNQALNYLVSGQLPPRLGNAHPNIVPYDVFPVTDGHIIIATGNDGQWRKLCQVLGEPALADDPAFLDNRSRVKNRVALTEQLNILCQRYTKADLLAALEKVSVPAGPINAVDEVFADPQVIARGVRVDLASTEAKGGAIPTVASPIVMDGVRQVSPRPSPRLGEHADEVLNDPAWGGAAR comes from the coding sequence ATGACCGTCACACCTCCCCTCGCCGGCCTGCGCGTCCTCGAACTCGCGCGCATCCTCGCCGGGCCCTGGATCGGCCAGGTCCTGGCCGATCTCGGCGCCGATGTCGTCAAGGTCGAGGCGCCCGAGGGCGACGACACCCGCAAATGGGGGCCGCCCTTCGTCGAGGGCGCGGGCGATGAACATCTGTCTGCGGCCTATTTCCACTCCGCCAACCGCGGCAAGCGTTCGATCACCGCCGATTTCCGCACAGCCGAAGGCCAGGCGCTGGTGCGAAAGCTCGCTGCCCATGCCGATGTCGTGGTCGAGAACTTCAAGGTCGGCGGACTGGAGAAATACGGGCTCGACGCCGCCTCGCTGCGGGCCGCCTATCCGCGGCTGATCTATTGCTCGGTCACGGGCTTCGGCCAGACCGGTCCCTATGCGCCGCGCGCCGGCTACGACTTCCTGGTCCAGGGCATGGGCGGCGTGATGTCGCTCACCGGCGAGCCCGAGGGCGCGCCGATGAAGGCAGCCTATGCGACGGCGGACATCTATACTGGCCTTTACGCCACGATCGGCATCCTCTCGGCACTGCGCCGGCGCGACGCCACCGGCGAAGGCGCGACGCTCGACATGGCGCTGCTCGACAGCCAGATCGCCGTGCTCGGCAACCAGGCGCTGAACTATCTCGTCTCGGGCCAACTGCCGCCGCGGCTGGGCAACGCGCACCCCAACATCGTGCCCTACGACGTGTTCCCCGTTACAGACGGGCACATCATCATCGCAACCGGCAATGACGGGCAGTGGCGCAAGCTCTGCCAGGTGCTGGGCGAGCCGGCACTGGCGGACGACCCCGCTTTTCTCGACAACCGCTCGCGGGTGAAGAACCGCGTCGCGCTCACCGAGCAGCTGAACATCCTTTGCCAGCGCTACACCAAGGCCGACCTGCTGGCCGCGCTGGAGAAGGTCAGTGTCCCGGCCGGCCCGATCAACGCCGTCGATGAGGTCTTCGCCGATCCGCAAGTGATTGCCCGCGGCGTCCGGGTCGATCTCGCCAGCACCGAAGCGAAGGGCGGGGCGATCCCGACCGTCGCCTCCCCGATCGTCATGGACGGTGTCCGGCAGGTCTCGCCGCGTCCAAGCCCGCGTCTCGGCGAGCATGCCGACGAGGTTTTGAACGATCCGGCCTGGGGCGGAGCCGCTCGGTGA
- a CDS encoding acyl-CoA dehydrogenase, with the protein MAEAARSHSTSHKLAEFTWDDAFLLDEQLTEDERLIRDTARAYAQEKLQPRISEAYLDEKTDRSIFNEMGELGLLGVTVPEEYGCAGANYVSYGLVAREVERVDSGYRSMMSVQSSLVMYPIYAYGDETQRKKYLPKLGSGEWVGCFGLTEPDAGSDPAGMKTRAEKVADGYRLTGSKMWISNSPIADVFVVWAKSAAHDNQIRGFILEKGMKGLSAPKIGGKLSLRASITGEIVMDGVIVPEENLLPNVSGLKGPFGCLNRARYGISWGVMGAAEDCFHRARQYGLDRKQFNKPLAQTQLFQKKLADMLTEISLGLQGSLRVGRLMDEGKMAPEMISLVKRNNCGKALDIARQARDMHGGNGISIEYHVMRHAANLETVNTYEGTHDVHALILGRAVTGLQAFF; encoded by the coding sequence ATGGCCGAAGCCGCCCGCAGCCACAGCACCAGCCACAAGCTGGCCGAGTTCACCTGGGACGATGCCTTCCTGCTTGACGAGCAGTTGACCGAGGACGAGCGCCTGATCCGCGACACGGCGCGTGCCTATGCGCAGGAGAAGCTGCAGCCCCGGATCTCGGAGGCCTATCTCGACGAGAAGACCGACCGCTCGATCTTCAACGAGATGGGCGAACTCGGCCTGCTCGGCGTGACCGTCCCGGAAGAGTATGGCTGCGCCGGCGCCAATTACGTGTCCTACGGGCTCGTGGCCCGCGAGGTCGAGCGCGTCGATTCCGGCTATCGCTCGATGATGTCGGTCCAGTCCTCGCTGGTGATGTACCCGATCTACGCCTATGGCGACGAGACCCAGCGCAAGAAGTACCTGCCCAAGCTGGGCTCAGGCGAGTGGGTCGGCTGCTTCGGCCTGACCGAGCCCGATGCCGGCTCCGACCCGGCGGGCATGAAGACCCGCGCTGAGAAGGTCGCCGACGGCTATCGCCTGACCGGCTCGAAGATGTGGATCTCGAACTCGCCGATCGCCGATGTCTTCGTCGTCTGGGCGAAGTCGGCCGCGCATGACAACCAGATCCGCGGCTTCATCCTCGAGAAGGGCATGAAGGGCCTTTCGGCGCCGAAGATCGGCGGCAAGCTTTCCCTTCGCGCCTCGATCACCGGCGAGATCGTCATGGATGGCGTGATCGTGCCGGAAGAGAACCTGCTTCCCAACGTCTCCGGCCTGAAGGGTCCGTTCGGCTGCCTTAACCGCGCGCGCTACGGCATTTCCTGGGGCGTGATGGGCGCGGCCGAGGATTGCTTCCACCGCGCGCGCCAGTACGGGCTCGACCGCAAGCAGTTCAACAAGCCGCTCGCCCAGACGCAGCTCTTCCAGAAGAAGCTGGCGGACATGCTCACCGAGATTTCGCTCGGCCTGCAGGGCTCGCTTCGCGTCGGCCGGCTGATGGACGAGGGCAAGATGGCCCCCGAGATGATCTCGCTCGTGAAGCGCAACAATTGCGGCAAGGCGCTCGACATCGCCCGGCAGGCCCGCGACATGCATGGCGGCAACGGCATCTCGATCGAGTATCATGTGATGCGCCACGCCGCGAACCTCGAGACGGTGAACACCTACGAGGGCACGCATGACGTCCACGCGCTGATCCTCGGCCGGGCCGTCACCGGGCTGCAGGCGTTCTTCTGA